A single genomic interval of Dysidea avara chromosome 6, odDysAvar1.4, whole genome shotgun sequence harbors:
- the LOC136258350 gene encoding uncharacterized protein, whose product MEKGRKRLQYIELWKRKRRKLKKDSGKAYQTYKGEQKDKKRLDHLLHCHCNFRCPSKLSRSERERIFRDFYHLGSHDSQNKYLYGLIERTVPKRKDRFAMLPKANTFVYRVRLSNGNYIRVCKQTFCQVHGIGKRRVENLCVAMRSGILSCSDGRGKHKNRPHAIPEDLKDKVRQHISSFPSRESHYSRQSNKNHKYLPDGLSIARMYRLYLEKHEPDIQDGEKPKVKEWLYRKIFTEEFNIGFGYPRSDTCETCDLLKVAIDNADEQEHVKLQTELATHHENAAKGSHPHPKVKEWLYRKIFTEEFNIGFGYPRSDTCETCDLLKVAIDNADEQERVKLQTELATHHENAAKGYESLRSDSKNTTNSIVLSFDLQQNLPVPTLTHGSMFYFRQLWVYNFGIHNCGNGSATMCLWNECIAGRGSGEIASCVLEYFSQTQPTTKHLICYSDSCFGQNKNTLMICLWTWLVFHGMFTRIDHKFLVRGHTYLPCDRDFAQIEKKKGSEVVYLPDDWEKIIKSARIADPFLIQKMEKEKFLDFASLPKNFTLRKKDSLGNPVLFSTASWLNFGVGEERGKTISHPGEYWMRKTFSAEEPWQKVCILKGRKKLPPPIDTEFPVKYPDGHPINPKKANDLKSMIPFLPPTSREFYTSLQDHVVASSDEDDDSD is encoded by the exons ATGGA AAAAGGACGAAAGCGACTACAATATATTGAATTATGGAAGAGAAAGAGAAGAAAGCTGAAAAAAGACAGTGGTAAAGCGTACCAAACATACAAAGGAGAACAAAAAGACAAGAAAAGATTGGATCACCTTCTTCACTGTCACTGCAATTTTCGCTGCCCTTCGAAATTGTCTAGAAGTGAAAGAGAACGTATCTTTCGTGACTTTTATCATCTTGGAAGCCATGATAGCCAAAACAAATACTTATATGGGCTAATCGAACGCACCGTGCCAAAGAGAAAGGATCGTTTTGCAATGCTACCAAAGGCCAACACGTTTGTGTATCGTGTACGTCTTAGCAATGGAAACTACATTCGTGTATGCAAGCAGACTTTCTGCCAAGTTCATGGGATAGGAAAACGTCGagttgaaaatttgtgtgtTGCGATGAGATCAGGCATCCTATCTTGTAGTGATGGTCGTGGAAAGCACAAGAATAGGCCACATGCTATTCCTGAAGACTTGAAAGACAAAGTAAGGCAGCACATATCATCCTTTCCAAGTAGAGAAAGCCACTATTCCAGGCAATCCAACAAAAATCATAAGTATTTGCCTGATGGGTTAAGTATTGCTCGTATGTATCGACTTTACCTTGAAAAGCATGAACCAGATATCCAAGATGGTGAAAAGCCAAAAGTTAAGGAATGGTTGTATCGAAAGATTTTCACAGAAGAGTTCAATATTGGATTTGGATATCCCAGGAGTGATACTTGTGAAACTTGCGACTTGCTTAAAGTAGCTATTGACAATGCAGATGAACAGGAGCATGTCAAATTACAAACAGAACTTGCTACTCACCATGAAAATGCTGCTAAAGG TTCCCACCCTCACCCAAAAGTTAAGGAATGGTTGTATCGAAAGATTTTCACAGAAGAGTTCAATATTGGATTTGGATATCCCAGGAGTGATACTTGTGAAACTTGCGACTTGCTTAAAGTAGCTATTGACAATGCAGATGAACAGGAGCGTGTCAAATTACAAACAGAACTTGCTACTCACCATGAAAATGCTGCTAAAGGGTATGAGTCTTTACGATCAGATTCCAAGAATACCACAAATTCTATAGTGCTATCCTTTGATCTCCAACAGAATTTGCCAGTTCCCACCCTCACCCATGGGTCTATGTTTTACTTTAGACAGTTGTGGGTATATAACTTTGGAATCCATAACTGTGGTAATGGGTCGGCAACAATGTGTTTGTGGAATGAGTGTATTGCTGGGAGAGGATCAGGTGAAATAGCATCGTGCGTTTTGGAATATTTTTCTCAAACACAGCCAACCACAAAACATTTGATTTGCTATTCAGACAGCTGTTTTGGCCAAAATAAAAATACTCTCATGATCTGCTTATGGACTTGGTTGGTATTCCATGGAATGTTCACCCGAATAGATCACAAATTTTTGGTACGTGGACACACCTATTTACCTTGTGATcgtgattttgctcaaattgaGAAGAAGAAGGGGAGTGAAGTAGTCTACTTACCTGATGATTGGGAAAAGATTATCAAAAGTGCCCGCATAGCCGATCCATTTCTAATCCAAAAGATGGAGAAAGAAAAGTTTTTAGATTTTGCATCACTTCCTAAGAATTTCACTTTACGAAAGAAAGATAGCTTAGGCAATCCTGTTTTATTCAGCACTGCAAGTTGGTTAAATTTTGGTGTAGGTGAAGAAAGAGGAAAGACAATTTCTCATCCTGGAGAATATTGGATGCGAAAAACATTCTCTGCAGAAGAGCCATGGCAAAAGGTATGCATACTCAAAGGGCGCAAGAAGTTGCCACCACCTATTGACACTGAATTTCCTGTCAAGTATCCAGATGGCCATCCCATAAATCCTAAAAAAGCAAATGATCTTAAATCCATGATTCCTTTCTTGCCACCCACAAGTCGTGAGTTTTATACTTCATTGCAAGATCACGTAGTTGCATCAAGTGACGAGGACGATGATAGTGACTAA